Proteins co-encoded in one Megalops cyprinoides isolate fMegCyp1 chromosome 1, fMegCyp1.pri, whole genome shotgun sequence genomic window:
- the LOC118793244 gene encoding leucine zipper putative tumor suppressor 2 homolog, protein MALLQALPVPSDHHTAGLDAQLRPGPAPSPRSPSGQPGAMGSVSSLISGRSYQERHFGAKPRRPTPAATCFRTGGSQEHLVTAGAAATAAPPARTQPPSGNDNAGYAHPGEDCFSGDWNDNHAAPATPGSDPEEAPAGCTLNGNIVGGPPPKLVPVSGKLEKNVEKTLIRPTAFKPVVPKNRNSVQYLSPRPGGSLSESQGSLNLLLPGAGGSPGGASEKRNSYSGGRTGGGSQSCTMSDSGRNSLSSLPTYSSAGFSLGPGEAPGGHLEPARPTQGPGHGHGHSNSDSGRSSSSKSTGSLSGRGQPLSDSGSCGRSPAPAEGYEAVVRDLEEKLRERELELQQLRENLDENEAAICQVYEEKQKRCEQELEELRHSCSTRMKQASQKAVRAQQVLQLQVLQLQQEKKKLQEDFSQLLQEREVLEDRCATIQHEQTQLGPRLEETKWEGCQKSGEISLLKQQLKELQAELGQRTGEIVALKAQLREARAELQAGQARAQEAHAAARTRTLELEVCENELQRRKSEAELLREKVGRLEEESARLREALSAPIGQGGGGAACVYPAPSGMCLPHGRGLGLTSSYPGEEQLLAYESDEAKAQRQGGGGDSLHGLRQQVERLRVELAAERRRGEEQAEAFEDERRVWQEEKEKVIRYQKQLQQNYVQMYRRNRELERVMRELSLELEARDLEEADGPGNEIRFEEITATEI, encoded by the exons ATGGCTCTGCTCCAGGCCCTGCCCGTCCCCTCTGatcaccacactgctggcctcGACGCCCAGCTCcgccccggccccgccccctcaccccgCTCACCCTCCGGCCAGCCGGGCGCCATGGGATCCGTCAGCAGCCTGATCTCGGGCCGGTCCTACCAGGAGCGCCACTTCGGTGCCAAGCCCCGTAGGCCCACGCCAGCCGCCACCTGCTTCCGCACTGGTGGCTCCCAGGAGCACCTGGTCACCGCTGGCGCTGCTGCCACCGCCGCACCACCTGCCCGGACCCAGCCCCCCTCCGGGAACGACAACGCCGGCTACGCCCACCCAGGCGAGGACTGCTTCTCCGGGGACTGGAACGACAACCACGCCGCTCCCGCCACCCCCGGCAGTGACCCCGAGGAGGCCCCCGCGGGGTGCACCCTGAACGGGAACATCGTTGGGGGGCCCCCTCCCAAACTCGTACCTGTGTCCGGGAAACTGGAGAAG AATGTGGAGAAGACGTTGATCCGACCCACAGCCTTCAAACCTGTGGTCCCCAAGAACCGCAACTCGGTGCAGTACCTGTCTCCGCGGCCAGGGGGCAGTCTGTCAGAGAGCCAGGGCAGCCTCAACCTCCTCCTGCCAGGAGCTGGGGGCTCGCCGGGGGGTGCCTCCGAAAAGCGGAACTCCTACAGCGGGGGGCGCACGGGCGGGGGCAGCCAGTCTTGCACTATGTCGGACTCGGGGCGCAACTCCCTGTCCAGCCTGCCCACGTACAGCAGTGCCGGGTTCAGCCTGGGGCCGGGGGAGGCCCCCGGGGGCCACCTGGAGCCTGCAAGGCCCACGCAGGGGCCCGGGCATGGCCACGGCCACTCCAACTCGGACAGCGGCCGTTCGTCCTCCAGCAAGAGCACAGGGTCGCTGAGCGGGCGGGGCCAGCCGCTGTCGGACAGCGGGTCGTGCGGCCGGTCCCCAGCCCCCGCAGAGGGGTACGAGGCTGTGGTGCGGGacctggaggagaagctgagggagagggagctggagctgcagcagctaaGGGAGAACCTGGACGAGAACGAGGCCGCCATCTGCCAG GTGTACGAGGAGAAGCAGAAGCGCTgtgagcaggagctggaggagctccGGCATAGCTGCTCCACCCGCATGAAGCAGGCGTCCCAGAAGGCCGTGCGGGCCCAGCAGGTGCTCcagctgcaggtgctgcagctgcagcaggagaagaagaagctgcaggaggacttctcccagctgctgcaggagcgAGAGGTGCTGGAGGACCGCTGCGCCACCATCCAGCACGAGCAGACCCAGCTGGGGCCCCGCCTGGAGGAGACCAAGTGGGAG gggtgTCAGAAATCAGGCGAGATCTCCCtgctgaagcagcagctgaaggagctgcaggcGGAGCTGGGCCAGCGGACGGGTGAGATCGTGGCGCTGAAGGCGCAGCTGCGGGAGGCCCGGGCGGAGCTGCAGGCCGGCCAAGCCCGCGCCCAGGAGGCGCACGCGGCCGCCCGCACGCGTAccctggagctggaggtgtGCGAGAACGAGCTGCAGCGCCGCAAGAGCGAGGCCGAGCTGCTGCGCGAGAAGGTGGGCCGGCTGGAGGAGGAGTCCGCCCGCCTCCGGGAGGCCCTCAGCGCTCCCATTggccagggaggaggaggagctgcttgTGTTTACCCCGCCCCCAGTGGCATGTGCCTGCCCCATGGGCGGGGCTTGGGGTTAACCTCCTCCTACCCAGGGGAGGAGCAGCTGTTGGCCTACGAGAGCGATGAGGCGAAGGCCCAGCGCCAGGGCGGTGGTGGCGACAGTCTCCACGGCCTGCGGCAGCAGGTGGAGCGTCTGCGGGTGGAGCTGGCGGCGGAGCGGCGGCGGGGCGAGGAGCAGGCCGAGGCCTTTGAGGACGAGCGGCGCGTGtggcaggaggagaaggagaaggtgaTCCGCTACcagaagcagctgcagcaaaaCTACGTGCAGATGTACCGCCGCAACCGGGAGCTGGAGCGCGTGATGCGGGAGCTCAgcctggagctggaggcccGTGACCTGGAGGAGGCTGATGGGCCCGGCAACGAGATCCGCTTCGAGGAGATCACCGCCACTGAAATCTGA